A genome region from Frankineae bacterium MT45 includes the following:
- a CDS encoding phosphoribosylformylglycinamidine synthase, with the protein MPTVIVDVVLKPEILDPQGQAIVGALGRLGVEGVVAVRQGKHFELDVEDHVDDETIAHLSQTLLANPVIEDFTIRR; encoded by the coding sequence GTGCCCACCGTGATTGTCGACGTCGTTCTCAAGCCCGAGATCCTTGATCCGCAGGGGCAGGCGATCGTCGGTGCGCTCGGACGTCTGGGCGTCGAGGGTGTGGTCGCGGTCCGCCAGGGGAAGCACTTCGAGCTCGATGTGGAGGATCACGTCGACGACGAGACGATCGCCCACCTGAGCCAGACCCTGCTGGCCAACCCGGTCATCGAGGACTTCACCATCCGCCGCTGA
- a CDS encoding phosphoribosylaminoimidazole-succinocarboxamide synthase, with product MCHAWFTVVAATSTHSRHRRIGGWENDGVTELTHLHSGKVRDLYRAPDGSLVMVASDRISAYDFILSTPIPDKGAILTALSVWWFEQLADLAPNHLISVDSPVIPAQWRGRAMLCQSLDMVKVECVARGYLTGGGLSEYEASGLVSGIALPSGLLDGSRLPEPIFTPSTKADVGEHDEPMSFAEVEALVGAEEAQELRALTLAVYSRAAGIAAEAGVILADTKIEFGRDTAGRLVIADEVLTPDSSRFWPAQEWQPGHRQPSYDKQFVRDWLTSPAANWDRSSGVEPPPLPEEIALATRERYLQAYERLTGRSFADWTAAHG from the coding sequence GTGTGCCATGCGTGGTTCACGGTCGTCGCCGCCACCTCGACGCACTCGCGACACCGGCGAATCGGCGGATGGGAGAATGACGGCGTGACCGAACTGACGCACCTGCACAGCGGAAAGGTGCGCGATCTCTACCGCGCCCCCGACGGATCCCTGGTGATGGTGGCCAGCGACCGGATCTCGGCCTACGACTTCATCCTCTCGACGCCGATCCCGGACAAGGGGGCCATCCTCACCGCGCTCTCGGTCTGGTGGTTCGAGCAACTGGCCGACCTCGCCCCCAATCACCTCATCAGCGTCGACTCGCCGGTGATTCCAGCGCAGTGGCGCGGACGGGCCATGCTCTGCCAATCCCTGGACATGGTGAAGGTCGAATGTGTGGCTCGCGGCTACCTCACCGGCGGCGGTCTGAGCGAGTACGAGGCGTCGGGTTTGGTGAGCGGCATCGCCCTCCCTTCCGGCCTGCTGGACGGCTCCCGGCTGCCCGAGCCGATCTTCACCCCCTCGACGAAGGCTGATGTCGGCGAGCACGACGAGCCGATGTCGTTCGCGGAGGTCGAGGCGCTCGTCGGTGCTGAAGAGGCGCAGGAACTGCGGGCGCTGACGCTCGCCGTGTACTCGCGGGCCGCTGGAATCGCGGCCGAGGCCGGGGTGATTCTGGCCGACACCAAGATCGAGTTCGGTCGCGACACCGCCGGCCGCCTGGTGATCGCCGATGAGGTCCTCACCCCGGATTCGTCGCGATTCTGGCCGGCGCAGGAGTGGCAGCCGGGGCACCGGCAGCCCTCCTACGACAAGCAGTTCGTCCGTGACTGGCTCACCTCGCCGGCCGCCAACTGGGACCGGAGTAGTGGAGTCGAACCGCCTCCGCTGCCCGAAGAGATCGCCCTCGCCACCCGGGAGCGCTATCTGCAGGCCTACGAACGCCTCACCGGCCGCAGCTTCGCGGACTGGACGGCGGCCCACGGGTAG
- a CDS encoding DivIVA domain-containing protein, with amino-acid sequence MRIGIFPGMIEGMTPSEIHYIAFRKPPLGKRGYDEDDVDDLLERLERFFRDPAGASMTADDVRKAQFRKPPIGKRGYDTGDVDDFLDQVVNEWPQVKTDQSFPGSHRSAS; translated from the coding sequence GTGCGTATCGGAATCTTTCCGGGAATGATTGAGGGTATGACGCCTAGCGAGATCCACTACATCGCATTCCGCAAGCCGCCCCTGGGCAAGCGTGGATACGACGAAGATGACGTCGACGACCTGCTCGAACGACTCGAGCGCTTCTTCCGCGACCCGGCCGGCGCATCGATGACCGCCGACGACGTCCGCAAGGCACAGTTCCGCAAGCCGCCGATCGGCAAGCGCGGCTACGACACCGGTGACGTCGACGACTTCCTGGATCAGGTCGTGAACGAGTGGCCGCAGGTCAAGACCGACCAGTCGTTTCCAGGATCGCACCGCTCGGCCAGCTGA
- a CDS encoding adenylosuccinate lyase, with amino-acid sequence MTSKPAISNVLAGRYAATPIATIWSPEQKIVLERQLWLAVLRAQKDLGIEVPAGAIEDYQRVIDQGVAAVDTASINARERVTKHDVKARIEEFAALAGHEQIHKGMTSRDLTENVEQLQVLSSLQVIRSKTLAVLARLARRAAEYDALVMAGRSHNVAAQATTLGKRFASAAEEMMIAVERLDDLLGRYPLRGIKGPVGTAQDMLDLLDGDLEKLATLEQRVAEHLGFTSVFISVGQVYPRSLDYDVVSALVQLAAGPSSLAKTIRLMAGLELVTEGFRPGQVGSSAMPHKMNTRSAERINGFAVIIRGYASMVGELAGDQWNEGDVSCSVVRRVALPDAFFAIDGLLETTLTVLDDFGAYPAVIERELDRYLPFLATTKVLIAAVRAGVGREAAHEAIKEHAVAVALGMREQGSAENDLFARLAADPRLGLGTDELQALLAEPLSFTGAAQTQVAEVVAAVDDVLASDPAAAKYTPEPIF; translated from the coding sequence GTGACCTCGAAACCCGCTATCTCCAATGTGCTCGCCGGCCGCTACGCCGCGACCCCGATCGCGACGATCTGGTCGCCGGAGCAGAAGATCGTCCTCGAGCGGCAGCTCTGGCTGGCTGTGCTGCGGGCCCAGAAGGATCTCGGCATCGAGGTTCCGGCCGGGGCCATCGAGGACTACCAGCGAGTCATCGACCAGGGTGTGGCCGCCGTCGACACCGCGTCGATCAATGCGCGCGAGCGGGTCACCAAGCACGACGTGAAGGCCCGCATCGAGGAGTTCGCGGCGCTGGCCGGACATGAGCAGATCCACAAGGGAATGACCAGCCGCGACCTCACCGAGAACGTGGAGCAGCTCCAGGTCCTCTCCTCGTTGCAGGTTATCCGCAGTAAAACACTGGCTGTTCTCGCCCGGCTGGCCCGCCGCGCTGCCGAGTACGACGCACTCGTGATGGCCGGCCGATCCCACAACGTCGCGGCGCAGGCGACGACCCTCGGGAAGCGCTTCGCATCCGCGGCGGAGGAGATGATGATCGCGGTCGAGCGTCTGGACGACCTCCTCGGTCGGTACCCGCTGCGGGGCATCAAGGGTCCGGTCGGCACCGCTCAGGACATGCTCGACCTGCTCGATGGCGACCTGGAGAAGCTGGCCACCCTGGAGCAGCGGGTGGCCGAACACCTCGGATTTACCTCGGTCTTCATCAGTGTCGGGCAGGTCTACCCGCGCTCGCTCGACTACGACGTCGTCTCGGCACTAGTGCAGCTAGCGGCCGGGCCCTCGTCGCTGGCCAAGACGATCAGGCTGATGGCCGGCCTCGAGCTGGTCACCGAGGGGTTCCGTCCGGGGCAGGTCGGCTCAAGCGCGATGCCGCACAAGATGAACACCCGCTCGGCGGAGCGCATCAACGGATTCGCCGTGATTATCAGGGGATACGCCTCGATGGTGGGCGAACTCGCCGGCGACCAGTGGAATGAGGGAGACGTCAGCTGCTCGGTGGTGCGCCGGGTGGCGCTGCCGGATGCGTTCTTCGCCATCGACGGCCTCCTGGAGACCACGCTGACCGTTCTCGACGACTTCGGTGCCTACCCGGCGGTCATCGAGCGGGAACTGGACCGGTACCTGCCGTTCCTGGCCACTACCAAGGTACTGATCGCGGCGGTGCGGGCCGGGGTTGGACGGGAGGCGGCCCACGAGGCGATCAAGGAGCACGCGGTGGCGGTGGCTCTGGGGATGCGCGAGCAGGGTTCGGCCGAGAATGATCTCTTCGCCCGGCTGGCCGCCGATCCGCGTCTGGGGCTCGGCACCGACGAGTTGCAGGCACTGCTGGCCGAGCCGCTCTCCTTCACCGGTGCCGCCCAGACCCAGGTGGCTGAGGTGGTCGCCGCGGTCGACGACGTGCTGGCCAGCGACCCGGCGGCAGCCAAGTACACGCCGGAGCCGATCTTCTGA